GTGGgcaattaaaatagaatattttaatCTGATGGACCATTGTGACAATCTCTCTCAACCACATTTGAGTTGCACTATGTCTGTTTTATGACTACCTCTTCATCCACATCCTGGATAAAGATTGGTAATGCAAGAAAGACATCATTTCCAATTAAATTCCCCAGTCAATGGAACAGCTCACTCAACATTATCCTGTATTAAATAGCAGCACTCACTCTTACGTATCTGTGTTTGGTTGGGCATTATTATACTCTAATATTAAACTTATCACTAATACGTGGTTGATCATACGAGATCGCACATTTGTTTGTTGTTTTCCGGCTACATCGTGCCAAAAGATACGATTTGCGTCAATTGACAAAGCCCATAAGGGCCataatcataacaaatttTGTACACATCCTAAGATATAGATATCCATCAAGAATTTACTTAAACAggacaaaattattaacaaagcCTACACCAAATCTAAAAGAAACTCATATATATGGGTTTGACAGAATACACTAATGTATTGGCTCGAGCCCGAAACTTTGATAGATAATTGGGTCAATAGTAGTTAGATATTctctaaaaatgtgaaaatttttcaaaagaaactttaaaatttcatttacaccttctttgaaaattcaacATTTACCATTAACCCTTTTTTGTTAcagtttgaataaaaattgtcGATGTTAGcaaaataacattatatattttcatgtaataatttatatttataaggaaaaagtataataatgttaacctcacatcatttatatatatatgcgtattttatatatcctttcataagtacaaaaatatataagagaatgttaaataaggaaagaattaaaattttatataactttttttagttGAGATCAGCATTTTCGTCCAAACTTTAGCAAGATGAGGTCAAGtataaacaatgaattttcgAATGAGGTGTAactgtaatttcaaatttttcttaagAAAGTGTAATTCTGCATTTTGAGAGGtggtttaagtataattacctctaaataatttattgatataccAATTTAAACTAGAATATCTAAATTGTTTTTCATCAAGTGCAAACTGTCTTAATGGTTACCCTGGGCACGTGTATAGAGACGGGTTGTTGTTCTCCTGCCCCAGAAAAATGGACTATGATGTTAACTAGTTCTTACGAGCATGTTATGATGGACTATGATACAAATGATTTTTGGCAGAATAAAGCTGTAGGTTCATCTGAAAACATAGCGACGAAGATAATCGAGTCGAGCTGGATGCTTTAGTTTCATGAGAACTTTCAGTTCGTGCTTCCTAACCATCTCTCTTGACATGTTCAAATTTCCTGCAATTTCTCCAAGTGTTCTGTCTTCTTTACCTCGAGTCCATACCTATGTCTGATCACCAAACTCTCCTTGGGCTTCAGAGAGTCGAGCTGTGCAAAGATGTTGAAAGGAAGATTTAAGTCATTTCTTGGATGTATCTTGGGACAGAAAGATTTGAGAAAATGAACAATTAGAAGATAccatataaattctttatctCGAGAAGAAGAATAAGTCAATAGAATTTGATGCCTGTCGCGACTACATCACATGACATGAATCAAAGTTGAGGAAATTTCTGCTGACGCAAATAAGGTCTAATTGGATTCAATTAGTTACACAATGAGAATTTGatcatttcttaaaattgtCGCGTATGATAGATATATTACAACTTGTCATGTAACTGGTTCAAGTTTAATTAGACTAGATTTGGACTAGAATCTTCCCAAGGTCGAGACCAACATGTGTTCCATGAAGGAGCAAGTGGAGCAGGTTAATAGATTATGGGGAATGTCAAGAATAAGCATTATTAAGGAGATAGATACTGGAATCGGGTTGCATCGTACATGACTTAATACTGGCAATATGGTGTATGCATCACATTCTGAAAAAGAAACTTGCTTGTTTGACAGAAAATAACAGAGATGCAGGCATCTGAGAGTTTCACTAATATTACAAGGAAATTAATTCAGGTTGGGTGATTAGACGGATAGCTCTTTTTCTAATATTGAGCTTTCAAGAGAGAAGTGAGAAATGATTTCAAAAATGTATTTAGATAGGATTTTTTCCAGAAAAGAAGATAATGATAATCACTGATGTGCCATGCCTTTTCTTAGGGTGGGtgggaaagaaaaattataggtTTTGGGGAACTCTAGTGTTTAAGGATAATGGGAAATTGCTGAGTGATAAATTTTGGGGAATTTATTTGGGTATGCCAAATAAATGGGGTTTGGAAAAAGGATTAATTTTCCTGAAATGATGgaaaattattacctaaactAAGCTTGGTTAAACTAAACCTATCATAGAGCATACATAATCACATGCCAAGCACTtgtatgtaattaattcaGGTTCAAACTCGGCCTATGTTAGAGTTTCCCTGAAATGACTTGCCGTCCTATTGCAGCCGCATAATTCATGTCTTATTCCCATAATTTCACTACTACTAGTCCGAACAACAACCAGGCCAACTTGCATTCCAGGATAAGAGCATACATGCGTCGTTTGTGAAATAAAGAACAGCTTTAATAAATAGGATTCTCTCTAGGTCAAGTGCCAGAATGATATGAGAGAATAGGAGAATAAGACAGGAATTTACCACATCATCGAGAGCAAGCCTGAGAAGTACAGGTTGCCTTCTGTTATCTCCTTCAACACCATGCATTGATGAACTCCTCCTGCGTTACTTCATACCATGCATAGAGAGAAGAAATAGTCTTCGACAAGTTCATCACTTCATGATATCGTTCCGGAGAGATTCCAACTCTTTCTATAATTTCTTCGTCAGTTGGCGGTCTCTGAAGTTCAAACAATAGCTCTTGCTTGGCTTTCTGGATTTCAACTCTGACCTACATCAGAAAATAGCTTAGTTTATAGTTTAAGTTCCAAGCAAGATCGCACTTTTATAGTTCCAGATCTGATGGAAGAGTGCAAGGAGAATATTACATCCAATAAAGCTTACCGATTCAAGGCCAAAGGACACCTTTGTGATGCTTGACAGAGTCAAAGAACGAATAATGGCATGCTGGATCCAAAATAGCTAGGCCATATGTCGAGAGTCGGAATTTCCATTTTTAGCTCAAACTTTTCGATAGCAGTTATAAGATCTGGCTCAAACCTATCGATAGCAGTTATAAGACCCTTTACCCCAGCTCGACAAAGGTCCTGGAATCTTGGGCCATTGGCAAAGTCTTGAAAATACTTGTTCATGACGAATAAAACAAGCCGGAGATTGTGGTGGGATCTTCATTTTCCTCCAGTCTAAGCTGACAAAAGCAGTGGCAGCTGAATAGTCCCTAAAAGCCTATCGATCTTCTCATCTTCATACTTCATGCTCTGTTTCCTTTTCTGGAATAATTCAAGATTACCACCTTGTTCCTTCATTTTTAAAGCAATCCTCTCCTCAAGACTGAATCTTTTTCACTTCTTACTCTGACTCCTCACCACATTCTCAACAGTTTTCTTCTCCGTGTCCTCCCCTTCTCCAGCCCTCTTCAGCCTTTGACTTCCTTCATTTTTAAAGCAATCCTCTCCTCAAGACTGAATCTTTTTCACTATTACTCTGACTCCTCACCACATTCTCAACAGTTTTCTTCTCCGTGTCCTCCCCTTCTCCAGCCCTCTTCAGCCTTTGACTATCAACCTCCTCATCAGAGACAAATGTTGCAGGGCTTCTTTTGTATATCTTTTCTAGCTAGTTTTGCAGCAGCTTCACTATAATCCAGTTCCAATGTGCTTGGAGAAGCTTCATTTGTTGAGACAGCACTAACTCGTTTTTTCNNNNNNNNNNTTTCCATTTCAGAGATGTATTTTTACTTCTATCGTCTTTGAATGATAATATCATTACTCGCCTTTTCGGTGAAGAGGCACGAGTCGAACACCTTGCGTTCAATCTCACGGGAGTTTGCGCAGCAGAAGAAACAGCCACAACTCCCATGCTCAATATGCGTGATCCAGAAAACTTGACTGCCAAACAAGAAAGCTCTCAATTGTCAACTTCTGCAAAGTGTATCAATCACAAATTCCAATACTTAATCAGATCATTGATCATTAGGATAACACAACTGGTACATTAGCTCAATCCAAAATGAGctgaaacaaattttaagaaacaaCATACCAAAATACTGCATCAAAATGGAAGAACTTATCCTATTCTACATATGATCACTGATAAATAACGCGATTTTAGCTAAATGACAAGAGGATCACATAATAAAGcatgtaaagaaaaaaaatattccaattGTATGGAAAGCTAATGTCCAGTACGCATAGAACAGTACCTGAACGAGCGATAAAGAGAGTCCACGAAGCTGAGCTTACCAACGGGACACAGTACTCCGGCGATCAATCCAATAGGACGAAAAATGGTGGGAAAATCAGAATTCAAACTGAAAAGAAGATTTTCAATTcaccaaataatttatacagcTTTGAATTTTGGCGGCATCGACAAGCTTTTCTGCTATAAATATCTACGGCTGCGAACTGGGAGCCGAATCCTAACGGCCAGCGAGCTTTCCACGTGGACTGAGGAAGAAAATGTGGTGACGTGGATATGCCGTAGGCTAGGATCATACGAGTGAAGTGCTTGCGTGTCTAGTTACTCTAGTAGAGAATGGAAGCATACGGGTTGGGAGATAATACGGAAGAGCTTATGGATATTGATCGGGAAACGTGGTTGCAAGCTATTGGGTTAAATATATGACTCAGGGTGGTGGGACCTACCTTGTGTTCATCGATAGGCTCGGAATCGAATCGTTGCCTGATTACAGCCATTTACTAAAGTCTTCTCGTTTGGGTTCGATATGACATGGGCCAAGAAAAATATGAGGCTTCAAAGACCCTAGCCCAAAACCTTATGGCAACAATTAGGCCCAACAGAATGGCCCAATCTAGCTATAAAATAATGCCAGCCCACATAGATATTCCCTCTGCTAGTATCCcttattacttatatatatatatgtatgtatgtaataGATATGCTTATGATAGATTAATGCCACTCTTAGGATGATCTTAAAAAAACAAGGAAACAAACATACCAACAATCCTCTCCATTTAAGAGAAGGTGAAGGAATGGAAAAGGCAAGTTaacaattttaatagaaatCTTCTCTTCTCCCTCAATTTTGGAGCCTACCCCATCTCGAagtggaaaattttaatttttgatcgTATCAATTGCCCacgatattttaaataaaggataattacattaccGTTCTTGAgttttagtataaaattattcatacttttcatgatttgaaaaattataattagtatttattttttatattactttctatctaacaaaaatatatttataattacaataaattttaaaaaagtcccttataatttatccttaaaattattatgcatctcaaataatatttatatttatgagaaatttgattaaaaaaaattgaccgCGCCCTTTAAATATATCCCCTAAACTGGGAAGATGTGTCAGACCACGTcatcacaaaattattagtaatatgaaaattatatttattaatcatagtCTACAGTCCAGCGTTGGGTACAGTACTGTTTCCTACCTACGCGTAACGAGGTTTGAAGATTCGATTCCCTTTCTCTTCAGTCTTCACAATAATTACTAGCAACT
This region of Sesamum indicum cultivar Zhongzhi No. 13 linkage group LG4, S_indicum_v1.0, whole genome shotgun sequence genomic DNA includes:
- the LOC105160679 gene encoding LOW QUALITY PROTEIN: RNA polymerase sigma factor sigE, chloroplastic/mitochondrial (The sequence of the model RefSeq protein was modified relative to this genomic sequence to represent the inferred CDS: inserted 5 bases in 4 codons; deleted 3 bases in 3 codons; substituted 1 base at 1 genomic stop codon), with translation MGVVAVSSAAQTPVRLNARCSTRASSPKRRVMILSFKDDRSKNTSXEMEXXXXKKRVSAVSTNEASPSTLELDYSEAAAKLLEKIYKRSPATFVSDEEDCFKNEGSQRLKRAGEGEDTEKKTVENVVRSQSKKXKRFSLEERIALKMKEQGGNLELFQKRKQSMKYEDEKIDRLXRDYSAATAFVSLDWRKMKIHHNLRLVLFVMNKYFQDFANGPRFQDLCRAGVKGLITAIDRFEPDRKFRLSTYGLLFWIQHAIIRSLTLSSITKVSFGLESVRVEIQKAKQELLFELQRPPTDEEIIERVGISPERYHEVMNLSKTISSLYAWYEVTQEEFINAXGVEGDNRRQPVLLRLALDDVLDSLKPKESLVIRHRYGLXGKEDRTLGEIAGNLNMSREMVRKHELKVLMKLKHPARLDYLRRYVFR